In Scomber scombrus chromosome 17, fScoSco1.1, whole genome shotgun sequence, the following proteins share a genomic window:
- the rnaseh1 gene encoding ribonuclease H1: protein MLKLTGLFRTGLTLRRTVCSSAEDMAKGYYAVRKGVKPGVYYSWDDCKKQVEKFPAAAFKKFASEKDAWAFVRGVEPSPIPDVKKVSKSIDPSVSMLPKRGPEPLMYIPLGKKRCHSEEGEDESQRKRVKPSESSTPEITTSESTDGFTYMGDAVVVYTDGCCLANGKTGAKAGIGVYWGHNHPLNVGERLHGRQTNQRAELQAACKALQQAKEKEIKKLVLYTDSKFTINGVTTWVKDWKRNGWRLKSGGAITNKDDFVKLDKLNSEVEVVWLHIPGHAGYRGNEEADRLSREGAVKPFKKQQDDDCS from the exons ATGTTAAAGCTCACTGGTCTCTTTAGGACAGGTTTAACTTTAAGGAGGACTGTTTGCAGCTCTGCAGAGGACATGGCGAAGGGTTACTACGCAGTGAGGAAAGGAGTCAAACCTGGTGTCTACTATTCATG GGACGACTGTAAGAAGCAGGTGGAAAAGTTCCCGGCCGCCGCTTTCAAGAAGTTTGCATCAGAGAAAGACGCCTGGGCGTTCGTCAGAGGAGTCGAACCGTCTCCTATTCCAGACGTGAAGAAAG TGTCTAAGAGTATCGACCCGTCCGTCTCTATGCTCCCTAAAAGAGGCCCGGAGCCTCTGATGTACATCCCTCTGGGTAAGAAGAGATGTCActcagaggagggagaggacgAGTCCCAACGCAAACGAGTCAAACCGTCAGAAAGCTCGACGCCAGAGATCACGACGTCAGAGAGCACAGACGGGTTTACGTACATGG GTGACGCTGTGGTCGTTTACACTGACGGCTGCTGTTTGGCCAACGGGAAGACCGGAGCTAAAGCCGGCATCGGAGTGTACTGGGGCCACAACCACCCGCT AAACGTTGGCGAGCGGCTGCACGGACGACAAACCAACCAGCGTGCAGAGTTGCAG GCAGCCTGCAAAGCGCTGCAACAAGCCAAAGAGAAGGAGATAAAGAAGTTGGTTCTCTACACAGACAGCAAGTTCACGATCAACG gtgtTACCACCTGGGTGAAAGACTGGAAGAGGAACGGCTGGAGGCTGAAGTCTGGAGGTGCGATCACCAACAAAGACGACTTTGTGAAGCTGGACAAACTGAACTCAGAGGTGGAGGTAGTCTGG ttGCATATTCCCGGTCACGCCGGCTACAGAGGCAACGAGGAGGCCGACAGACTGTCGAGAGAAGGAGCAGTGAAGCCTTTTAAGAAACAGCAAGACGACGATTGTAGTTAG